In one Vicugna pacos chromosome 22, VicPac4, whole genome shotgun sequence genomic region, the following are encoded:
- the ADAT3 gene encoding probable inactive tRNA-specific adenosine deaminase-like protein 3 — protein sequence MDPALGIAEPHVDEKAGSPEREPAPWQALPVLSEQQSGDVELVLAYAAPILDKRQTSRLLKEVSAVHPLPAQPHLKRVRPSQDPSCPHALEMLLCLAGPAAGTRLLAELLPEPAVDPRGLGQPFLVPVPARPPLTRGQFEEARSHWPTNFHEDREVTRALSGQLFSAQERATMHGHMERAVWAAQQAASRGLRAVGAVVVDPASGRVLATGHDCRGAARPLLHATMVCIDLVAQGQGRGTYDLVPHPACSFAPANAPQSVRAGSVRKLDEDADGLPYVCTGYDLYITREPCAMCAMALVHSRVRRVFYGAPSPDGALGTRFRMHARSDLNHRFQAFRGVLEAQCRQLDPDP from the coding sequence ATGGACCCCGCCCTGGGCATCGCAGAGCCGCATGTGGACGAGAAGGCAGGGAGTCCTGAGCGAGAGCCCGCGCCATGGCAAGCCCTCCCGGTCCTGTCCGAGCAGCAATCTGGGGATGTGGAGCTGGTGCTGGCGTATGCCGCGCCCATCCTGGACAAACGCCAGACCTCGCGCCTCCTCAAGGAGGTGTCAGCCGTCCACCCACTACCTGCACAGCCTCACCTCAAAAGGGTGCGGCCCAGCCAGGACCCCAGCTGCCCACATGCACTGGAGATGCTGCTGTGCCTGGCGGGGCCAGCTGCGGGCACACGATTGCTGGCTGAGCTCCTCCCGGAGCCGGCCGTGGACCCCCGTGGCCTGGGACAGCCCTTCCTGGTGCCTGTGCCTGCCCGGCCGCCCCTGACCAGGGGCCAGTTCGAGGAGGCACGCTCCCACTGGCCCACGAACTTCCACGAGGACAGGGAGGTGACCCGAGCCCTGTCTGGGCAGCTCTTCTCAGCACAGGAACGGGCCACTATGCATGGCCACATGGAGCGGGCTGTGTGGGCAGCTCAGCAGGCTGCCTCCAGGGGCCTGAGGGCTGTGGGGGCGGTGGTGGTGGACCCGGCCTCGGGCCGCGTGCTGGCCACGGGCCATGACTGCCGCGGCGCAGCCCGCCCCCTGCTGCACGCCACCATGGTGTGCATCGACCTGGTGGCCCAGGGCCAGGGCCGCGGCACCTATGACCTTGTGCCCCACCCCGCCTGCTCCTTCGCCCCGGCCAACGCCCCCCAGAGTGTCCGTGCGGGCTCTGTGCGCAAGCTGGATGAGGACGCGGATGGCCTCCCCTACGTGTGCACCGGCTACGACCTGTACATCACCCGCGAGCCCTGCGCCATGTGCGCCATGGCCCTGGTGCACTCCCGCGTGCGACGTGTCTTCTATGGGGCGCCCTCGCCCGACGGCGCGCTGGGCACCCGCTTCCGCATGCACGCCCGGTCAGACCTCAACCACCGCTTCCAGGCCTTCCGCGGGGTGCTGGAGGCCCAGTGCCGCCAGCTGGACCCTGACCCGTAG
- the ABHD17A gene encoding alpha/beta hydrolase domain-containing protein 17A, with protein MNGLSVTELCCLFCCPPCPGRIAAKLAFLPPEPTYSLVPEPDPGPGGAGAAPSGTLRASAGTAGRWKLHLLERADFQYSQRELDTVEVFLTKSSRGNRISCMYVRCVPGARYTVLFSHGNAVDLGQMSSFYIGLGTRINCNIFSYDYSGYGVSSGKPSEKNLYADIDAAWQALRTRYGISPDSIVLYGQSIGTVPTVDLASRYECAAVVLHSPLTSGMRVAFPDTKKTYCFDAFPNIEKVSKITSPVLIIHGTEDEVIDFSHGLALYERCPKAVEPLWVEGAGHNDIELYSQYLERLRRFISQELPGQRA; from the exons ATGAACGGCCTGTCAGTGACCGAGCTCTGCTGCCTCTTCTGCTGCCCACCCTGCCCCGGCCGCATCGCCGCCAAGCTCGCATTCCTGCCTCCGGAGCCTACCTACTCGCTAGTGCCTGAGCCTGATCCCGGGCCcggtggggccggggccgcccCCTCGGGGACCCTACGGGCCTCAGCTGGCACCGCTGGGCGCTGGAAGCTCCACCTGCTGGAGCGCGCTGACTTCCAGTACAGCCAGCGCGAGCTGGACACCGTCGAGGTCTTCCTGACCAAGAGCAGCCGGGGCAACCGCATCTCCTGCATGTACGTGCGCTGCGTGCCTGGTGCCAG gTACACGGTGCTCTTCTCGCACGGCAACGCGGTGGACCTGGGCCAGATGAGCAGCTTCTACATCGGCCTGGGCACGCGCATCAACTGCAACATCTTCTCCTACGACTACTCGGGCTACGGCGTGAGCTCGGGTAAGCCCTCCGAGAAGAACCTCTACGCCGACATCGACGCCGCCTGGCAGGCCCTGCGCACCCG GTACGGCATCAGCCCGGACAGCATCGTCCTGTACGGGCAGAGCATTGGCACGGTGCCCACCGTGGACCTGGCTTCGCGCTATGAGTGCGCCGCTGTGGTGCTGCACTCACCCCTCACCTCGGGCATGCGCGTCGCCTTCCCAGACACCAAGAAGACCTACTGCTTCGACGCCTTCCCCAA CATCGAGAAGGTGTCCAAGATCACGTCGCCGGTGCTCATCATCCACGGCACGGAGGACGAGGTGATTGACTTTTCGCACGGGCTGGCGCTGTACGAGCGCTGCCCCAAGGCCGTGGAGCCTCTGTGGGTGGAGGGCGCCGGGCACAACGACATCGAGCTCTACAGCCAGTACCTGGAGCGCCTGCGCCGCTTCATCTCCCAGGAGCTGCCCGGCCAGCGTGCCTAA